The genomic segment cacagtctccaatctaggcaaaaccctcgtaaatctcctctgcactctatcGACAGTTTCCGCATTTTCTCtgcagtaaggtgaccagaacttaaCAGAGTAGACCAAGCGGGGTCTGGCCAAGCTGTAACAATACCCCACGGCTCTTGATTATGCCATCGCTTTAACTTAAGTCGTCATATTTTCAGACCTGAATGGAAGTCTGATTTTCAAAATGATAAACACGGGGACTAGCAATAATACAGAGGGAATAAGCAAGAGGGGgcgggggcagagagagagagagagagagagagagagagagagagagagaaggaaggcaGGTAGAACTCCTGATATTTAATTGTAATCAATAGCAAAATTGTCGAACTGCCAGGACGATCCCGTTCAGTATATATCCTAAATTATGAATGAATCGTTGAAAAAATATGCAGCAAATTTGTAGTTCCAGCGAAGCAGAATAAATTCTGAATCTCTATGCGAATTTTGCACATTTTGCTCAGATAAATGCGTTTTTATCCATCGTGTTCAGTTTTCTATGCACCTTCCCACCTTGTActagctagtaggttaattgattacaATAAATTCGCTTGTACATTTTAGGAGCGGAGCTACCGTAGGAGCTATGGGAGGGTATATAAATTGGAAACCCTGCAAGGGGAGATATGATTGTCAACGCCGATTTGATGAGACAAGTGGAGATATAACTACCTGCAAGTCTCAGTATTTCTAAATTTATCTCTCTAAATAATTCATAGCCACACGATATTAAAAATTACAATTTACACTTTTCCATGCTATTCACCTGAACACAGGACGCCAACGCCGAGGATGTCAGAGGAAGACCGATTGAATATGGATGCACTGCAGTTTTGGATATGAGATTCGTTTCCTTCACACTGAAGGTCGGTCACCCACACGGGCCCTTCTTTCCCTCTATACCCCGAGGCGATGTAGGAGGATGTGGCCACACCGCAACGCAGTTGCTTACAGACAACATTGGCTTCATTGATAGTCCAACATTTATCCTGtattctgctccatctgccattatcATAAACCTCCACCTGGCCGTCGCAGCGGCTTCCCTCTTCGGTCAGCCGCAGAGACCACATTTCATCTACAATGTGGATGAGATTGTGTAAAACAGTTAATAATTAACCAATGTACTCCAGATACTTTCAGCTATTAGCGGTAAATATTAGTTTATACACTGATTTCTTGCAAGGCAATCTCCCCAGAAGCCATTTAACATCTCTTCTCCCTCCGCAGGATAAAGAAGACACACAAGTAGCGGTCCCAGGCATTATTCTTACTCGCCGAACATAAAGAGAGccatttaaatttttattataatTAGTTTTTCTTTTTCAACAGCTTATAATATGACTTAAATCACCTGCAAATATTACATCTTTATTTTTGCAGATTTTAAAATGGTACAAAAATTACTATCTTGAAACACCAATTGACATAATTCTCTGCACTTTCCAATAATTTCTCCTCAAATTTTAGTTTTATTCACTGTGTACTCAATGTCTGTGTATCCAAAATAAAACAGTCCAAGTTGCAAACGCAGACTGTTGCCACAAAAATTTAGATTCGTGACATAGTTTTGCCAGAAAACTTTGGATACATTcgattgtttcttttttcttcttttttttttgtctctgttATGGATATCTCTACGACCAAAGAAAGGTTTCATTCAGACTAATGTTTCAACAACTCACCGGTGCAGATCAGGCTGGCGTCATTTCCATGCGAACAGCTGATCTGACTCCACGCTGAGACTTGGCAATCAGCTAGTCGGGACTCATTGCCCAAACAAATGTAGTTATCTTTCCACACTGGCCCGTTTCCTGTGCCAAAGTATGCATCTCTGGGAGTTTCCTTTACTGCACCACACTGCAGCTGTTCACAGACCACGGCAGCATCTTCCAAGCTGAAGTACTCATCACAAAGTGTTCCCCACTGGTTCCCGTGCTGAATTTCCACCCGGCCAGAACATCTGCTGTCCCCATCAACGAGTCGTGCTACAGAATTCCCTGTTGTATTAATAATTGAATTCAGTTAATTAATCTCAAcataaactaattaaaagaactTGCACAGGATCGGACCACTATCCAGAGCATCTGCTCGGCAGAGCTTCGCGAAAGTAAGAGTATGGCACAATGCAGACCGGCGTATTTTTTTTAACTGATTGACACACAATCATTTTTTTTCCCAATTCATTTTTAAGTGTTGTGAATAATCTGCATACGCCACGACAGGAACCTCGCGTTTTTGTAGGTTTATAACAAAATCAGTGCTATTGTTTCAAACATTGGGCCGAGCAGGTGAAAAAGTGTTTCCTTACCTGATTTCTATACAGTACACCTGATTTTGTTGATCGTTCACAGTTTCATGCCCATCACTCTAAATGTTACATTTTGTCGAAGTTGAAAATACCAGCACCATATTCCACCCATGCTGTTCTTGCCCACTCAGTGGACGATATGCATATGCAtcatatttatctatctatctatttacatGTCATATTTGAGGATACTTCCTGCAATCAGATAGTGTGCACTCAGACGGGGCATTTTCGATTTTCTGTTTCGTTATTGGCGATTAAATTGATGTTAGTCTTTGCTTGGGATGTTTATTTTCTTTGCACTTTTCCATTATCTATTTTCATGTTTGTTTCTTTCACTGACGACTCATTTCTTAGGTTAATAAGCAACTTTCAAGTTGTCATTCACGTTAGGCCCCCCAAAAATGTCCGCTGATGATTATAAATTACGGGGAATTCACAAGGCATCTGTCGTTGAACTAGCAGCTATATAGTTGATGTTTTATTTATTCTTCTGTTGAGGTTTTTATCATGTTTACAATCGTTATGCAATGGAATGGAAGATcagcaagtatgtgaagaagtggcttagCGTACCGAGCAACCTCACCAATTCTGCAATCCatagtagccagacaaagcttaccatcccagtgtaatcccttgttgaagagttCAAGGTATCCAAGATAAGATATTCATGATGcctcgagactcaaaagaccctgtcatcaacaACACCCAGCCGgttgtgagatcaggcaggaagttgtCAGCCCATGCAGcaattgatgaggcagagtctagactGAAGGACAAGGAGGTGGTTGGGGCTacccagctaggccgccagggaaTTGGCTGGACAGCCCACAAATGGTGGTTGTCCTCTACAGGtgaggagcgccgtgagcttgtaacacaagaaataccagaggtagaagaggagaagaggttagctaaaacccctggcctggccaaacaggGGGCTTGGACCtgatgggaaagtgttgaacaacgacatctatcttggaatgttctgtggcagatggaactgctccgcatttctgttctgtgcagagcagcgtacgatctgctcccaacacctgccaacctcagcacctggtatgaagataagacagacagatgTGCTGCTTGCGGCGAAAAGGGAACACTTCAAAGTATCTTgattgcatgcagagtcaatctttcctgCGTCATGTACACTTCGAGACATAACACCGTTCTCAAAGTTGCAGCAGAAgcagttgagcagagagtactgcagcacaacttatctcatgccccatgctgcacagaacaccgcatatcatttgtgaaagaaggctccaagtcaagggtgtacagcgcaggcccacgatcaagcatactttattcagccaatgactggtgtgtcaatgccgacctggatgggaaaggcaatTTCCCGaggcaaatagctttcaccacattgcgccCAGATATAATCGCATGGTCGGACACCAGtggagaagtggttattggtgaactcacagccCCCTGTGAaaacaacatcgatgaagcccatgagcacaagttaaccaagtatgcagaattaatgtCAGAGTGCAGCGATAGACGggggaaggtctcatgctatccattcgaagtaggttgTAGTggctttattgcgttcactttccagaagtggctgcgtgatcTCAGCtttactagaagagagatcaaggcaaccagcagggctgtagctgaggcagcagagacaggatcagcatgTGTGTGGACCAAATACGTCCAGAGGGGCAGACAGTCGGACAACGTATCTATTCCAGTCggtttttattctttggaacgtagaaagttgagagggacttgggagaggtatttaaaattatgagagggatagatagagttgacgttgataggcttttttccattgagagtgggggagattctaacaagaggacatgagttgagagttaaaggacaaaagtttaggtgcaacatgagggggaacttctttactcagagagtgctagctgtttggaacgagcttccagcagaagtggttgaggcagattcgatgatgtcatttaaagttaaattggacagctatatggacaggaaaggaatggagggttacgggctgagtgcaggtcggtgggactaggtgagagtaagagtttggcacggactagaagggccgagctgGCCTGTTTCCCttctgtaattgttgtatggttatatggttatatgttatacatcttttgcaaacccttcagtaagTTACATAGGCACccgaagagtagactatctgttggatggaacaactctgatagaggcagatgccaagtttttaagcaacacacatcaaagttgctggtaaacgcagcaggccaggcagcatcactaggaagaggtacagtcgacgtttcaggccgagacccttcgtcaggactaactgaaggaagagttagtaagagatttgaaagtgggagggggagggggttatccaaaatgatgggagaagacaggagagggagggatggagccaagagttggacaggtgattggcaaaggggatacgagaggatcatgggacaggaggtccgggaagaaagacaaggtggtgggggtggacccagagaatgggcaaggggtatagccagagggacagaggagaaaaaggagagtgagagaaagaatgtgtgtataatcctctcgtatcctctttgccaatcacctgtccagctcttggctccatccctccccctcctgtcttctcctatcattttggatcgccccctccccctcccactttcaaatctcttactaactctaccttcagttagtcctgacgaagggtctcggcctgaaacgtcgactgtacctcttcctagatatgctgcctggcctgctgcgtccaccagcaactttgatgtgtgttgcttgaatttccagcatctgcagagttcctgttgtttgccaagtttttaagttcaccagtgggaggtggtgctttagcactgctggcccaccacctcgagggagtcttgatcataagcgggccgaaactccggaagacaggtggcagatcaactgatgatcccactggtgacagcacaggacaattaacatcttagtccaagtgtattttcaattctttaAATTCTGTTTGTCTCCTTCACTGACGACTCATTTCTTAAGTTCATAAGCAACTTTCAAGCTGTTATTCACGTTAGGGCCAACAAAGTGTACACTGATGATTATAAACTATGGGGAATTCACAAGCCATCTGTCGTTCAACTAACAGCTATATAGTTGATATTTTATTTACTCATCTGCGGGGGTTTTTGTCATTTTTACAATCGTTATGGCTAAATTTGTAGCAGTAAATTCCGACGCTATTGCAACAAGTTATCTCGCTATAATCATGTATATTCTATACTGGTGCAAATGCATGCTTGGAAGTTGTGCTGCAAAAACAATGGTTTGTATTCATCTACAGTTCCGCACCAATTCATCTGTGTGTTTCCTTAAAGAAGAAAGGAGAAATGTTTCGGGCAATATTCAATAATCCATCAAAGTATCAGTACGGAAATAAACAATATTTGATTGCTTTTTGTTAATAGAGATAGCCATTATATAGCTACAAAGCCTGCTGAGCATTTTAACGTTTAATCAGTTTTATGTCTGTATTtaggcacatgacaaaattcaGTATCATTAAATTTCTTCGAATTATTAATTTTCACGTTAAAGTGTATGATATAATTTGAAAGGAGTGCTGAGAAAATTTCCGGCATGTACTTCGCACTCAATTTCTCAAGCAAACACCATTtttcattttttatatattttctaCTGCAATAATGATTGTTTAATTTATAATAACGCTGCATGCTACGCTTTTGTTGGTGATATTTGTTTCAACTTATTGAAATCTTCAAATATGTTAATTCCTTTCGTCGAAACCCAAATTGAAGTCAATCGTTATTTTATTCTTCCAGCAATATCACCCTCTTAATTTGTCCGTCAATGTCAGATGAAAATCATATGGAAACGTACTCTGCTGATGCAATTTGCAAATCGTTAATGGGAAAAATGTCGATAACAAATACCTGGATCCTAGGTACTCACCAGAGCAGATCACACTGACATCATTCTCATGGGTGCAACGATGAGCTCCTGAAGAAAATGGACAGTCCCACAGCCTCGACTCATTACCCTGACATTCAGAGGCATTAGTCCATATATGTCCTGTTCCTTCTCCAAAATAAGCTCCTCCCCGCACAGCAACAGCGACTCCGCATTGAagctgtcggcacaccacgctgGCATCATCCATATCCCAGTGCAGATCACACACCGTGTTCCAGGTTTCTCCAAGCTgcacttccagtcttccagagcaGTCATCATTTCCGGACACCAATCTTGGAACTCGGTGGTCTGAGGAAGATATGAAGCACAGTTAGCAAAAAGAACATTTGAGCAATATGCAGCGAACTCCTCTTGCTTTCATTGTATATAAAGTCCCAATTGGTTCTCAAACAGATGACATTGTTTTCCACGTCCAAATTTCATAATGGGATATCGGAACTGAGTATCAAAATTACTTTCTCTCTTTGCTGGTTAATTAAGGCCAGATAATAGATTCTTAACACGTTTATTCCTATTATTTTTATATCCTCTTTTAACCAGAGGAAATTATATTATCTTTCTGATGGTATGATACCAAAGGCATGAAAATATTATAATAATTCAGGGGAAAAAGTAAGaacattgttattattattatcatcatcatcatcattatcatctttAATTCCAGATACGGTGACGTTTGCATCGAAATTCCAAAAGCATCattcaatttttctcaaagggAATACCAGGAAAAAGATTTATAAAAGAAATACTTTTACTTCCCCATCGTCACTCCATGGTGAAGCCAAGTATTCACTGAAAAACGTGtatagaaaaaaaaatgatgTAATCATTCTATATAGAAGACAAATACTTCAAACATGAAATAAATCTGATGAAATTAAGTCAAGATTTTCGACGAAGAGACCATGGCTAAAAATAGCAGTCCACTTTCAATATTTCTTATTTAGAATTCTAAAAAGGTGATGAATGCAAACACGGTAATTAAGTTTAGTCAAGACTGACTGCattcgattagattagattattgtattagattatgaggacactctgtcttcgtttattgtcatttggaaatgcatgcatgtattaagaaatgatacaatgttcctccagagtgatatcacaaaaaaaacaggaaaaaacaaagactaacactaacaagaccacataattataacatgtagttacagcagtgcaaagcaataccatatttTGATAAAgcgcagaccatgggaacggtgaaagaagtctcaaagtttctattgactcccgatagtccccgatagcaggcggaaaaagggagaaactctccctgccagaaACCTACAGGTACCGACAACTGTCGgcgcattggaagcacctgacgacagccgactctgagtctatccgaaaacttcgagactccgaccagcccttcgacgccgagcaccgagcaccgtctTTGCGCAGAGCTTggaccccgtcccggccgccgagcaataagcaaagccgatgactcggggccttcccctccggagattctggatcacacagtagcagcggcagcgaataagacatttcagaattttccccagatgttcctccgctctctcacgtctgtctccatcaaataaggattgtgcacggcaccctacttgacagattacagatatcatctTCCATCTCTAAAGGTTCCCTAGCACTAAATTAATTTTTATGCCTCCCATTCTAAGTAGGCACACGGCTCTTTCCACAGACATCGCCCCGTCCGTAGCTCCCTTCACCAGTTATCCCTCTCCTCTAATCTTTCTCtgggcatttatccctgcaagcagccaaaattCTGCACTTGttcattcacctccttcctcccctccattAAAGGCTGCAACGAGTTCTTCCAGATAAGGTAACATTTCACCTAGGAAATGCTATGGTCGTCTATTGTAACTGTTGTTTCTCTGCTGCCTCcgctacatcagtgagacctcgTCAATGTGCAGCTCATTTTTCACTCTCACAACAGAACTTCCCGACAGGCCAACAATTTAATTCCAACTCCCATTGCAACATGCCAGTCCACTTGTGCCACAATGTGGACGCATTCCGGGTGAAGTAACAAAACCTTGTCTGCCGGTCTTGTAGATGTTATGCCGAAGGCATAAATATGGATTTCTCCTTGGAGTTAAAAGAAGTCGCTTCCCCTCCCCTCGTCTTCAGTTCCCCATTCTAGCCTCTTATGGCTTCTCACCTACCTAGCGCGTTCCTTGCTGTCCCTCctctttctttattttattttcgccaaacaattgataccagagcgtacaatcatcacaacgatatttgttTCTGcccttcacgctccctggagtacaaatcgatagtaaatataataaaataataaattatagataataaatagaaaatgggaagtaaggtagtgcagaaaaaccgagaggcaggtccggatatttggagggtacggcccagatccgggtcaggatccgttcagcagtcttatcacagttggaaagaagctgttcccaaatctggccgtacgagtcttcaagcccctgagccttctcccggagggaagagggacgaaaaatctgttggctgggtgggtcgtgtccttgattatcctggcagcactgctccaacagcgtgctgtgtaaagtgagtccaaggacagaagattggtttgtgtgatgtgctgcaccgtgttcacgatcttctgcagcttctttcggtcttggacaggacaacttccataccaggttgtgatgcaccctagaagaatgctttctacggtcatctataaaaattagtgagggttttaggggacaggtcaaatttcttttgctttctcaggaagtaaaggcgctggtgacccttcttggcagtggaatctgcttggttggaccaagtcaggtcatttgtgatattgaccccgtgAACTTCAATTTCTCTGAAGTGACGCCACGCTATCGTGTCAGATTCCTTCTATGCGTCTCTATAGTTTTCCCACCCACTTGctctcacctatcaacttctagctgTGTTTCCTCACCACCTCCCATCTTTCCATTCAGGTGACTGTCCCTTTCCATACTCTTCCCTGAAGGGCTCGCCGAATCGTTGACTCATTTGCATGGACGCACAGACCATGTGCTTAGTTCCTGCAGCGTTTCTGTTGGAGTCTTTACATTTCCGTTATCTTAATGGGTAAGTTCAAATGTCACAGAAATGTCAACACTATACATCATGAAATTATTTGTTTTCTTCGTAAACATcggcaaaaacaaaggagtgccccaaagtATGAGTAGCAGTTAAAACGTTCGAATTCCGAAACGcatccagctccccctcccacgcacaagctgcTGCAACGCAGCGATAGCCCCCAcccaccagaaaaaaaaacatcagcaaCCTCTGCCGACCAGTCAAGCGTGCAGTGAAGTATCAATTAAGACCCAGACTTACAGTATCCCAAAAACGACGTGCACCCGATAATGTGTCAGATCACAGGCTCGCTCTCTCCATAATAAGGGAACAAgagatgtccccgtttcacagtgtGAGGGGgtcataacaaacaactcactgacttGGGATTTTAAAAGGTTGTTGCGTCGTTCCTCCCGAGCAGATTCGGCAGCAGAAAGGCGCTGCTTTCCAGACAGACAATCCACCCGCTGCCGAACTTCTTGTCTATGCAACGAGTCATTATTTTTATATGCGCTATATGGTAACATCTCAGTTTGCTTTAGTGAAAAATAGTTTTATCTATTGTTCACAGATCTCCAGCTGTCCGTGCAATATCATTCCGACGCTTTTCTACACCCTGTCAAAATTAATATTGACATTCACATATCACGTCGATTATAATTGCATAAAATGTTAAATGCACATTGGCATGAAGATTGCGTACAGCCTTAGCTCAACAGAATCACGCTGGAATCCATGGCCAATGATGCAAATATACTCTACCAATTTTAATTGGCATACCATTGCCGGTAAGCAAAGTACTCACCCCGGGCTCTCTATGTTCAGCAAAAGACCTCAAGATCTATATAATAATTCTTTCTGTTCGGATCTCTTCTAATTTCGTAAAATATAACACTGCATCTGAGTTAAATTCTTAAAGGCATTCCTTTCCGCACATTACCATTTGATCTAATTCTAGCTGTAACTGCGGGCAATATTCTTAACAAACCAATGTATCAGTAATTTGAATGTCATCGACAGACCTATTAATCATTATATTTGGATTCAACACAATTCTTCAACCGATacgacagaagaaaggaaaatgatTTTCCTCGGTCGGAcaactgaaagaaaaaaaaaaaaacaatacctCATTATGACTCCCTGTGTCCTATCAACAATAAAGTTTAGTATTGAAATAGCTACCTGAACAGCAAAACCATGTGAGTTAATTTCGTGGACCAAACTTCCATAAATTCCATAAATTTCATGGAGGAAACATTTACCGCATTGCCTCGTCAATTCTCTTGTTTAGCTTTACTAAAATCTCAgtttcatagaatagtacagcacattacaggccctttagcccacaggGTTGTGCCGACAatcaaaccccgcctcccatatacACCCCccgcccaccttaaattcctccatatacctgtccagtaatctctcaaatttcactagtgtatctgcctccaccactgactcaggcagcgcattccacacaccaaccactctctgagtaaacaaccttcctctaatatcccccttgaacttcccaccccttacctaaaagtcatgtcctcttgtattgagcagtggtgccctggggaagaggcgctggctatccactctagctattcctcttaatatcttgtatacctctatcatgtctcctctcatcctccttcgctccaaagagaaaaggcctagcccatttaatctctgatcagaatccatactctctaaaccaggcagcgtcctcgtaaatcttctctgtaccctttccaatgtttccacatccttcctatagtgaggtgaccagaactgacaatagacaatagacaatagacaacaggtgcaggagtaggccatgcgGTCCTTCgacccagcaccgccattcactgtgatcatggctgatcaaccacaatcagtatccagtgcctaccttatccccataacctttgaccgctatctttaagagctctatccatctctttcctgaaagcatccagagacttggcctccacagccttctgggacagagcattccgtatacccaccactctctgggtgaaaaaagttttttttttttctcaactccgttctaaatggcctaccccttcttcttaaactgtggcctttggttttggactcacccatcagcgggagcaTGTTTCCTGCATCCACCGTGTccagtcccttaataatcttatgtttcaataagatcccctctcagccttctaaattccagcgtatacaatctcagtcgctccaatctttcgacatatgacagtcccgccatcccgggaattaaccttgtgaacctacgctgcactccctcaataacaaaaatgaccttcctcaaatttggagaacaaaactgcacacaatactccaggtgtggtctcaccagggccctgtgcagctgcagaaggacctctttgctcttatactcaattccccttgatatgaaggccagcatgccattagctttcttcactgcctgctgtacttgcatgctttctgtcagtgactgatgtacaagaacacctagatctcgtttaacttccccttttcctaacttgactccatttagataataatctgccttcccgttcttactagcaaagtggataacctcacatttatctgcattaaactgtatctgccaagcatctgcccactcactcagcttgttcaagtcaccctgcattctcataacatcctcctcacatttcacactggcacccagctttgcgtcatcggctaatttgctaatgttacttttaattccctcatctaaatcattaatatatattgtaaacagctgcggtcccagcactgaaccctgtggtaccccactggtcaccgcctgccattccgaaagggtgccgttaatcactactctttgttttctgtcagccagacaattttcaatccatgtcagtactctgcccccaatatcatgtgccataattttgcctactaatctcctatgtgggaccttatcaaaggctttatgaaagtccaagtacactacatccactggctctcccttgtccattttcatagtt from the Mobula birostris isolate sMobBir1 chromosome 13, sMobBir1.hap1, whole genome shotgun sequence genome contains:
- the LOC140207999 gene encoding scavenger receptor cysteine-rich type 1 protein M130-like; this encodes MRRALMASSLNRCLPWIVIFCYFPESVTLRLVNGGSRCDGRLEIRYKGNWGTVNARSWDMPDANVVCRQLGCGAALRAYDYARYGEGSGPVFTTNVECGGSEATLQECKSEPWGDTGYSHSEDAGVVCKESLKVRLEKGGSPCAGRVEVNYKGYWRPVYASSWDLQDATVVCRELSCGAALKAPHEYHFGKVFGSVITRNVECIGTEAALRECQSDEWNFYTHSEPNYAGVICADHRVPRLVSGNDDCSGRLEVQLGETWNTVCDLHWDMDDASVVCRQLQCGVAVAVRGGAYFGEGTGHIWTNASECQGNSVARLVDGDSRCSGRVEIQHGNQWGTLCDEYFSLEDAAVVCEQLQCGAVKETPRDAYFGTGNGPVWKDNYICLGNESRLADCQVSAWSQISCSHGNDASLICTDEMWSLRLTEEGSRCDGQVEVYDNGRWSRIQDKCWTINEANVVCKQLRCGVATSSYIASGYRGKEGPVWVTDLQCEGNESHIQNCSASIFNRSSSDILGVGVLCSGE